One window of Desulfovibrio subterraneus genomic DNA carries:
- a CDS encoding GNA1162 family protein, which translates to MHASRKQGAGNALPAQLALFTMFVLFAALLSASGCAVGDRKSGTLIMTSDAFNMFNGEYEVLPAMQTHAPRSIAVLPFTGNATLWQSVPENYSPTDLARRGIYNHVASLPFSDQELRETDRLLANAHLDATAAYVLLEKDPKKLRSVLGVDAVLSGEVTAFNRVFLGVFSQVAVGCEVRLTDLDSGGVLWRAKHISREFGGGVGIDPISLALSTLASAWNIRDEQYERKTDDLFREIIQSLEQSLPENLQRRVPPTPKLDFFALVSQAHYFRAGDTLRFRIVGDAGCEAYVDMPGYKAAIPLAPLPEELKYAGLAPALASLKARMQQAGTPITQEQEQALSQWLQRRTVYEGTVTVAPDDLAMNILPRGYLITPAGGITGAFADRQPLVIDAKSPLPPSGLKVTALNGGAELEWKPSPTPDVQQYDIYMSTGEEVAFTRLRSSGDISTTVASLRNFIPVRFRVVAVDAAGNESAPTRMQRVIPVPEKELADSRPAPQQLSGTITGPLRLSAMHSPYTVHDMVSIVEGGGLYIEPGVTIRFASGTGITLEGGYLRAEGESTRPIRFMPISDNAPAGSWKGIVIRGQARASLQHVYIIRATTGVDISGAAAPLQHVDIELAATAGVRIRENARVEIYCSRIVRCSGMGAIVTEGKGAIVTLRHCVLQGNTPFDIQNYSPLTQDISENYWPEAPKVLGNVVTSPQLTEVPDCR; encoded by the coding sequence ATGCACGCAAGCCGGAAACAAGGCGCAGGCAATGCCCTGCCCGCCCAACTCGCCCTGTTCACTATGTTCGTCCTGTTCGCCGCACTACTGTCTGCAAGCGGCTGCGCAGTCGGCGACCGCAAAAGCGGCACCCTGATCATGACATCCGATGCATTCAACATGTTCAACGGTGAATATGAAGTGCTGCCCGCCATGCAGACGCATGCGCCCCGCTCCATCGCCGTGCTTCCCTTCACAGGCAACGCCACATTGTGGCAGTCCGTGCCGGAAAACTACTCCCCCACCGACCTCGCACGACGCGGTATATACAATCATGTGGCATCGCTGCCCTTCAGCGATCAGGAATTGCGCGAGACAGACCGCCTGCTTGCCAATGCCCATCTTGATGCTACGGCGGCATACGTCCTGCTTGAAAAAGATCCGAAGAAGCTGCGTTCCGTACTCGGAGTGGATGCGGTGCTTTCCGGTGAGGTGACGGCTTTTAACCGTGTCTTCTTGGGCGTATTCTCACAGGTCGCCGTAGGGTGCGAAGTGCGCCTGACAGATCTGGATTCCGGCGGAGTGCTGTGGCGGGCCAAGCACATATCACGGGAATTCGGCGGCGGCGTGGGCATAGACCCCATAAGTCTTGCCCTCAGCACGCTGGCCTCCGCATGGAACATCAGGGATGAGCAGTACGAACGCAAAACCGACGACCTGTTCCGCGAGATTATCCAGTCTCTGGAACAAAGCCTGCCGGAAAACCTGCAACGCCGCGTACCGCCCACCCCAAAGCTGGACTTTTTCGCGCTCGTGTCGCAGGCGCACTACTTCCGCGCGGGTGATACGCTGCGGTTCCGCATTGTGGGCGATGCAGGCTGCGAGGCGTATGTGGATATGCCGGGTTACAAGGCCGCCATTCCCCTTGCCCCCCTGCCGGAGGAACTGAAATACGCCGGCCTTGCCCCTGCCCTTGCGTCTCTCAAAGCGCGCATGCAGCAAGCCGGAACTCCCATTACGCAGGAACAGGAGCAGGCGCTCAGCCAATGGCTGCAACGCCGGACCGTTTACGAAGGAACAGTCACCGTGGCGCCGGACGATCTCGCCATGAACATCCTGCCGCGCGGCTACCTGATCACCCCTGCCGGAGGTATAACCGGCGCCTTTGCAGACAGACAGCCTCTCGTTATCGATGCCAAGTCCCCCCTGCCCCCTTCCGGACTCAAGGTCACAGCGCTGAATGGAGGGGCAGAACTGGAATGGAAGCCAAGCCCCACACCGGACGTGCAGCAATACGACATTTACATGTCCACGGGAGAAGAGGTGGCATTCACCCGCCTTCGCTCTTCGGGTGACATATCCACAACGGTTGCATCGCTCCGCAACTTCATACCGGTACGATTTCGCGTGGTTGCGGTGGATGCGGCGGGCAATGAAAGTGCCCCCACGCGGATGCAGCGCGTCATCCCCGTGCCCGAAAAAGAACTGGCAGATTCCCGCCCTGCTCCCCAGCAACTGAGCGGAACCATTACCGGCCCGCTCAGGCTTTCCGCCATGCACAGTCCCTATACCGTGCACGACATGGTAAGTATTGTGGAAGGAGGCGGGCTGTACATTGAACCGGGCGTAACCATCCGCTTTGCATCCGGCACAGGCATTACCCTTGAAGGCGGCTATCTGCGTGCAGAGGGCGAAAGCACACGCCCCATACGCTTCATGCCCATCTCGGACAATGCTCCGGCGGGCAGTTGGAAAGGCATTGTCATCCGCGGACAGGCGCGGGCGAGCCTGCAGCATGTCTACATCATCCGGGCAACGACCGGCGTGGATATTTCCGGAGCGGCAGCACCGCTGCAGCATGTGGATATCGAACTTGCCGCAACTGCGGGGGTGCGTATCCGTGAAAACGCCCGTGTTGAAATATATTGCAGCCGCATAGTCCGTTGCTCCGGCATGGGAGCCATTGTGACCGAAGGCAAGGGTGCCATCGTCACGCTCCGGCACTGCGTACTGCAGGGCAACACCCCCTTCGACATCCAGAACTATTCCCCGCTTACGCAGGATATATCGGAAAATTACTGGCCCGAAGCCCCGAAAGTGCTCGGGAACGTCGTAACCTCTCCGCAACTGACCGAAGTTCCGGATTGCCGCTGA
- a CDS encoding UPF0280 family protein — protein MTYTGVIANEFERGYSSPMKESVYLSPLRHYRQQYTRHAGEQAFQVVVEETDLHVTACSDLSAEISRYVSVLRGQLKSYMLLHPEFRDSYVPVAVPDTAARVVQRMADAAAIAGVGPMAAVAGTISQMVCEEFAALSSELIVENGGDVYMLSSRDRIAGLLPDPHSQATVGIVIHGTDFPVSICASSATIGHSLSLGKGELVAVRSRDGSLADACATAFCNLLKSPDAIERVTENAAALEAQGIEGVFAQCGGRIAIWGKMELAVV, from the coding sequence ATGACCTACACCGGAGTGATTGCTAACGAATTCGAACGGGGGTATAGCTCCCCCATGAAGGAAAGCGTCTATCTCAGCCCGTTGCGCCACTACCGGCAGCAGTACACTAGACATGCAGGCGAACAGGCTTTTCAGGTCGTTGTTGAAGAAACCGACCTGCATGTCACTGCCTGCTCCGATCTTTCTGCAGAAATAAGCCGGTATGTTTCCGTACTCCGCGGCCAGCTCAAATCCTACATGCTGCTACATCCGGAATTCAGGGACAGCTATGTGCCCGTTGCCGTTCCTGACACAGCTGCGCGCGTGGTACAGCGCATGGCCGATGCAGCAGCCATTGCCGGCGTGGGCCCCATGGCAGCAGTGGCGGGAACCATCTCACAGATGGTGTGTGAAGAGTTTGCGGCGCTCAGCTCAGAACTTATCGTGGAAAACGGCGGCGATGTGTACATGCTTTCCAGCCGCGACCGCATTGCAGGGCTACTGCCCGACCCGCACAGTCAGGCCACTGTGGGTATCGTCATCCACGGTACGGATTTCCCCGTCAGCATCTGCGCATCATCGGCCACCATTGGTCACTCCCTCAGTCTGGGAAAGGGTGAGCTTGTGGCTGTGCGCTCACGCGACGGCAGTCTGGCGGACGCCTGCGCCACAGCCTTCTGCAACCTGCTTAAGTCACCTGACGCAATTGAACGGGTCACTGAAAACGCCGCCGCCCTCGAAGCACAGGGCATCGAGGGCGTGTTTGCACAATGCGGCGGGCGCATCGCCATTTGGGGTAAAATGGAGCTTGCCGTGGTGTAG
- a CDS encoding MerR family transcriptional regulator, which produces MVKETFSLREIGRRLEIPPSTISYYKDRFTRFIPVACGQGRRVKYPAEAIVLFREIREMFTRNWSAEQVEEQLASMQHVATGVAVETLSFRGEDPLKAKAFVQDLAGVLDKMSTVLEAQAHFRAEIDLLREEVAQLREEKASLISSYEAKIAEMDEEIARFRKERADLMGRLIEDCCSEGSRAAMPDESLLARPLVVKSGSEFLGVAGKGKPFSLRDLISLLRRNAGSQKVQRMDWEQEQDVWQLHIQTVDESGKEHDYHLKVVATVTPSKNAVTQLREMTVDGETVPDKFVLMLFKTVKEGLEH; this is translated from the coding sequence ATGGTAAAAGAAACGTTCAGCCTGCGCGAGATTGGTCGTCGACTGGAGATACCTCCATCAACCATCTCGTATTACAAGGATAGGTTTACCCGCTTTATTCCCGTCGCCTGCGGGCAGGGGCGGCGGGTGAAGTATCCTGCGGAGGCGATCGTTCTTTTCAGGGAGATCAGGGAGATGTTCACCAGAAACTGGTCCGCAGAGCAGGTTGAAGAACAACTGGCATCCATGCAGCATGTGGCGACCGGAGTAGCTGTTGAAACCCTGTCGTTCAGGGGAGAGGATCCCCTGAAGGCGAAGGCGTTCGTGCAGGATCTTGCCGGAGTGCTGGACAAGATGTCCACCGTGCTGGAGGCTCAGGCGCATTTTCGTGCCGAGATAGATCTGCTGAGAGAGGAGGTCGCGCAGCTGCGTGAAGAAAAAGCCTCTCTGATCAGCTCCTACGAGGCGAAGATAGCCGAGATGGATGAAGAGATCGCCCGCTTCCGCAAGGAAAGGGCAGACCTCATGGGGCGGCTTATCGAAGATTGCTGCAGCGAGGGATCCCGGGCGGCTATGCCCGACGAATCTCTTCTTGCGCGGCCTCTTGTGGTGAAATCCGGCAGCGAATTTCTCGGAGTCGCAGGTAAGGGCAAACCCTTTTCCCTGCGTGATCTCATTTCATTGCTCAGGCGGAATGCCGGTTCGCAGAAAGTGCAGCGTATGGATTGGGAGCAGGAGCAGGATGTGTGGCAACTCCATATCCAGACCGTTGACGAGTCTGGCAAGGAGCATGATTATCACCTGAAGGTGGTTGCCACTGTTACGCCCAGCAAGAATGCCGTGACGCAGCTTCGCGAGATGACCGTTGACGGAGAAACCGTCCCCGACAAATTTGTTCTCATGCTGTTCAAGACTGTTAAAGAAGGTCTGGAACACTAA
- a CDS encoding glycosyltransferase family 2 protein, with protein MSLLTVLSLLLALPILAVTLYLGLATAFSFTTTHTVAAVPEDSDENGPILCIVPAHNEAGTIGGTVRGLIQESAACPPVLVTVAVIADNCTDNTAQEASLAGAQVFERNDPLNRGKGQALDWFIRHNAALLADHPLTTIIDADTRAGSGYFRNMSAQFTSPEVQSVQAFYDVANPFDGWRNMLLSIALRCLHHTRPAGRTRIGGTAGLKGNGMMFRSSLLLRYGWPAGSIVEDLEFSLRLAAEGIRVMHTNAAAVYGDMPFTRKAATTQRTRWEGGRWLMVRAWLPRLLKSFCTKPTILLFDSILDLLTPPLVLLVLFQMAFTLLWWLSGSTLTWLGLLMLSVSSIYVLTGLIQTRAPFRLWLALAAAPAYVLWKLTVYAAIIGSRQLNWIRSEREGGKQHE; from the coding sequence ATGAGCCTGCTGACCGTTCTCTCACTACTACTCGCGCTACCGATACTGGCAGTTACACTATATCTAGGGTTGGCCACGGCCTTCTCCTTCACGACCACGCACACGGTTGCTGCTGTACCGGAAGATAGTGATGAAAACGGCCCCATACTCTGCATTGTTCCCGCCCATAATGAGGCCGGAACCATAGGCGGAACAGTTCGGGGGCTCATACAGGAATCCGCCGCATGCCCTCCGGTCCTGGTTACGGTTGCTGTTATCGCAGACAACTGTACTGACAACACTGCTCAAGAAGCATCGTTGGCCGGTGCACAGGTCTTTGAACGCAATGATCCATTGAACAGGGGAAAGGGACAGGCGCTGGATTGGTTCATCCGCCACAATGCCGCTCTCTTGGCTGACCACCCTCTGACTACCATAATAGATGCGGACACCCGTGCAGGGTCCGGCTACTTCCGCAACATGTCCGCGCAGTTTACCTCACCGGAGGTGCAGTCTGTTCAGGCTTTCTATGATGTTGCTAATCCCTTTGACGGATGGCGCAACATGCTGCTCAGCATTGCTCTTCGCTGCCTGCACCACACTCGTCCGGCAGGTCGAACACGGATTGGAGGCACCGCGGGGCTGAAAGGCAACGGGATGATGTTTCGCAGCAGCCTGCTACTCCGTTACGGGTGGCCCGCAGGGTCCATTGTAGAAGACTTGGAATTCTCTCTCCGGCTCGCGGCAGAGGGCATCCGCGTCATGCACACCAACGCCGCAGCCGTGTACGGCGACATGCCGTTCACCCGCAAAGCCGCGACAACGCAACGAACCCGTTGGGAGGGAGGTCGCTGGCTCATGGTCCGCGCATGGCTGCCTCGTCTTCTCAAATCCTTTTGCACGAAACCCACCATACTTCTCTTCGACAGCATCCTGGACCTGCTGACACCACCACTTGTTCTGCTGGTTCTGTTCCAAATGGCGTTTACTCTTCTCTGGTGGCTGAGCGGCAGCACTCTCACATGGCTGGGCCTGCTCATGTTGTCGGTCAGTTCAATCTATGTGCTTACCGGCCTCATACAGACCCGCGCCCCGTTCAGACTGTGGCTCGCCCTTGCTGCGGCACCGGCGTATGTACTCTGGAAACTGACTGTCTACGCCGCCATCATCGGCTCCCGCCAGCTCAACTGGATTCGCTCCGAGCGGGAAGGAGGGAAACAACATGAGTGA
- a CDS encoding WecB/TagA/CpsF family glycosyltransferase, giving the protein MSDSALATERLTALYGIPLDRVTMDETIARIITLRDEFNATTSHPHLLATVNVDFVANSLSFMPGKVRHPELLDVLCRADIVTADGMPLIWLSRLCGDRLPERVTGADMVPRLAAESGRHNLRLFFLGGAGNVASQAADTLRQMHPDIQIAGIESPHVKTVGEDMLLSEKEDTQLVQRINAAKPDVLLVAFGNPKQEVWFNRNRYRLHIPVTIGVGGTFEFIAGTILRAPHWMQKAGLEWIWRITQDPWRLWKRYAIGMIKLATLTGSLVLFNLGGMLIARNDRLADNEDEFLLPPRITERTLAQLFPAIFRLQALGKVPLLNFKHTRSASLPALGALIRFLHQQADNGHLPESCNMGALFRLFLLGTHCLVPLRSALRGGATKRQRAGTPSRRFAYAIEEKNGVTILTLSGRLDGTFKSSFPTQKVSSALADKRVTIDASNLSFADSSGISLLLMLHNLMTQQGRTLHIGGAHGAVRQMLTITRLDKVFALHPSIDEAVKAAGGTYAGADVPSQPHPASKE; this is encoded by the coding sequence ATGAGTGATTCCGCACTCGCAACGGAGCGTCTGACAGCCCTGTATGGCATACCGCTGGACAGGGTGACCATGGATGAAACCATCGCGCGAATAATCACCCTGCGCGATGAATTTAACGCCACCACGAGCCACCCGCACCTGCTGGCCACCGTGAATGTGGATTTTGTGGCAAACAGCCTGAGCTTCATGCCGGGCAAAGTCCGCCACCCCGAGTTACTGGATGTGCTCTGCCGTGCAGACATCGTCACAGCCGACGGCATGCCTCTCATATGGCTTTCGCGCCTCTGCGGAGACAGATTGCCGGAACGCGTAACGGGCGCGGATATGGTCCCGCGGCTTGCTGCTGAATCCGGCCGACACAACCTGCGGCTCTTCTTCCTCGGCGGCGCAGGAAACGTTGCCTCGCAAGCGGCAGATACTCTGCGGCAGATGCACCCGGATATCCAGATTGCAGGCATTGAATCGCCGCATGTCAAAACCGTAGGCGAAGATATGCTGCTGTCAGAAAAAGAAGATACACAACTTGTACAACGTATCAATGCCGCCAAACCGGATGTGCTGCTGGTCGCATTCGGAAACCCCAAACAGGAAGTCTGGTTCAACAGAAACAGATACCGGCTTCACATTCCCGTCACCATCGGGGTGGGTGGCACCTTCGAGTTCATCGCAGGCACGATCTTACGGGCACCGCACTGGATGCAGAAGGCTGGGCTGGAGTGGATATGGCGCATTACGCAGGATCCTTGGCGTCTTTGGAAGCGCTATGCCATAGGGATGATCAAACTCGCCACGCTGACAGGTTCGCTGGTGCTCTTCAACCTTGGCGGCATGCTCATCGCACGCAATGACCGACTTGCCGACAACGAAGACGAATTTCTGCTGCCGCCCCGCATCACGGAGCGGACGCTGGCTCAATTGTTCCCCGCCATCTTCCGCCTGCAAGCCCTTGGCAAAGTGCCGCTGCTCAATTTCAAACACACCCGTTCTGCCAGCCTTCCGGCACTGGGGGCGCTCATCCGCTTTCTGCACCAGCAGGCTGACAATGGCCATCTGCCGGAATCGTGCAACATGGGGGCACTCTTCCGCCTGTTCCTGCTCGGCACCCATTGCCTTGTCCCGCTCCGCTCTGCCCTGCGTGGCGGAGCAACCAAAAGGCAACGGGCAGGCACGCCCTCAAGGCGCTTTGCCTACGCCATAGAAGAAAAGAATGGAGTAACAATCCTCACGCTCTCCGGCAGGCTGGACGGTACATTCAAAAGCTCATTCCCCACCCAAAAGGTCAGCAGTGCGCTTGCTGACAAGCGGGTAACGATTGACGCATCCAACCTCAGCTTCGCAGACAGTTCTGGCATCAGCCTGCTCCTCATGCTGCACAATCTCATGACCCAACAGGGGCGCACCTTGCACATTGGCGGAGCACATGGCGCCGTACGACAGATGCTGACCATCACACGGCTGGACAAGGTCTTTGCCCTGCACCCCTCGATAGACGAAGCCGTCAAAGCTGCCGGCGGAACATATGCCGGTGCTGACGTACCTTCACAACCCCATCCTGCATCCAAGGAGTAA
- a CDS encoding glycosyltransferase family 2 protein: MPTSKIPATDRNMADNTAADCSVFIVSYNTREILARCLEHLFASNSGISMEVFIVDNDSKDDSVDMVRERFPQVILMPMDWNMGFARANNAAFARSTGEFVILLNPDAFVEPDAIAQALSFMHEHPKAAACGGLILDDHGGKAPSARRFPTSFAKFCRMWGLADRFSGSPIFDKHDYRNSDLSQPMQVDWVPGTFTVIRRKALADATLFDERFFMYYEETDLCLRLQRQGWEVWFVPSVRVMHLGGASAKTVKKDFDSSGSQVSGWRLRSEYLYFRKNFGLAAVLMHAGIEISRHWVRIFLNSLRKGEEAARKKTDSRRKAQLCQEALADTGYGSVSPKVPW; the protein is encoded by the coding sequence ATGCCCACGTCAAAGATTCCTGCAACTGACCGGAATATGGCCGACAATACAGCTGCAGATTGCTCTGTCTTCATAGTCAGCTACAACACAAGAGAAATTCTTGCCCGCTGCCTTGAGCATCTCTTCGCATCAAATTCAGGTATTTCCATGGAAGTGTTCATAGTGGACAACGACTCGAAGGATGACTCCGTCGACATGGTCAGAGAACGCTTTCCGCAGGTCATTCTGATGCCGATGGACTGGAACATGGGATTTGCACGGGCCAACAATGCCGCCTTTGCCAGAAGCACGGGTGAGTTCGTCATCCTGCTCAATCCTGATGCATTTGTGGAGCCGGATGCCATAGCGCAGGCACTGTCCTTCATGCACGAGCACCCCAAAGCAGCGGCCTGCGGCGGACTTATTCTGGATGATCACGGCGGCAAGGCTCCTTCAGCCAGACGTTTTCCCACCAGCTTTGCCAAGTTCTGCCGAATGTGGGGACTCGCCGACCGTTTTTCCGGCTCCCCCATTTTCGACAAGCACGACTACCGCAACAGCGATCTTTCACAGCCCATGCAGGTGGACTGGGTTCCCGGCACCTTCACCGTCATCCGGCGCAAGGCACTGGCAGATGCCACACTCTTCGATGAGCGGTTCTTCATGTATTATGAAGAAACCGACCTCTGCCTCCGGCTGCAACGGCAAGGCTGGGAAGTATGGTTTGTCCCATCTGTCCGTGTAATGCATCTGGGCGGAGCAAGCGCCAAAACCGTGAAAAAGGACTTTGATTCGTCCGGCTCGCAGGTCTCCGGCTGGCGATTGCGCAGCGAATATCTGTATTTCCGCAAGAACTTCGGGCTGGCTGCGGTGCTCATGCATGCCGGAATAGAAATCTCGCGCCATTGGGTGCGCATTTTCCTGAACAGCCTGCGCAAGGGAGAAGAGGCTGCGCGAAAAAAGACTGATTCACGCCGCAAGGCTCAGCTCTGCCAGGAAGCACTTGCAGATACCGGCTATGGGAGCGTCTCTCCCAAGGTGCCTTGGTAG
- a CDS encoding serine O-acetyltransferase, with protein sequence MFENIRADFNTHGRDIGAQGFWAMVTYRFGRWRYGIKPNIIRKLASLLYKILYKLTQILTGIELPCEATVGRNFRIDHFGGIIISGYARFGDNCVIRNGVTVGLKDVSNPAAPVIGDNVDIGAGAKVLGAIIIGENVKIGANAVVITDVPPNSIAVGVPAHIKPLAATAKRIKTDMTIDLDALKNTNSPEAGGVAG encoded by the coding sequence ATGTTCGAGAATATCCGGGCCGATTTCAATACCCACGGCCGCGACATCGGCGCGCAGGGCTTCTGGGCCATGGTTACTTACCGCTTCGGGCGATGGAGATATGGCATCAAGCCGAATATAATCCGCAAACTAGCCTCGCTGTTATATAAAATACTCTACAAGCTCACCCAGATTCTCACGGGAATAGAACTCCCCTGCGAAGCAACGGTGGGACGCAATTTCCGCATAGACCATTTCGGGGGCATCATTATCAGCGGTTACGCCCGCTTCGGTGATAACTGCGTTATCCGCAACGGGGTAACCGTGGGACTGAAAGATGTATCCAACCCGGCAGCTCCGGTCATTGGTGATAATGTGGACATAGGTGCCGGAGCCAAGGTTCTGGGCGCCATAATCATCGGAGAAAATGTGAAGATCGGTGCCAATGCCGTGGTGATAACGGATGTTCCCCCAAACAGTATCGCCGTGGGTGTTCCGGCCCACATAAAGCCGCTTGCAGCAACGGCCAAACGCATAAAAACGGATATGACCATTGATCTGGACGCCCTGAAGAACACAAACAGCCCTGAAGCAGGCGGAGTAGCGGGATGA
- a CDS encoding SLBB domain-containing protein: MNVDVVIIGINSAAVLPACVASVRGSSYADGELRLFYVDGGSTDGTQDIAAAMPEVQLIALTPRYPAPGLQRNAGWRAGKAPLVLFLDADTTVDADFIERAVRYFREESSLVPDTRLGAVFGNRHERHPESSVYNWIGDLEWNPTPPATHAASLHTPTPLHVVEAFGGDVLVRREALEQTGGYDEILVGGEDPELGVRFGLQGWAVCHADIPMTEHDLATSTLGRHCRRAFRTGYGFAAVALRHVGTAKGFWLHELFRILIRGGGGAFCLLLSLFLPLFTLPILLAAAALLLLYPRLFSVERFMSAKQLSREEACLYAWHCALIVLPQLAGVIRFLWGAIVQRPLRNKSPLAGKTIENAAAGIAIFLCVFLAACSPRVLPKASEEPATVNGNATIATNSTFMAEARKMDAFATVDMITSFSDEVPDEYLLGPGDVLGLEVWNRANLSDPEIVVAPDGTISVMRVGFISVEGRTVKDVADELTGRLSEYYSAPEVRLTVRRYKNNKAFVLGRVTNPGLVEFSGKGSLLEALSLAGGLPILSSKSFLTKCAIIRGKNQVIWINLRELLQNGNMALNTQIRNNDIIFIPESEDELVYVMGEVKTPGAIHLKSELTYLDALMFSGGPTRDADLEKTFIIRFEAGKRNIRCINLKAMLEKGDGSNNFVLKDNDVVYVAETGMANFNYTMEQLLPALEVLNLGTSVLERFGTMQELRRQWYGSEGFVNGN; the protein is encoded by the coding sequence ATGAACGTTGACGTCGTCATAATCGGCATCAACAGCGCGGCAGTGTTGCCCGCCTGTGTGGCCAGTGTGCGCGGGAGCAGCTATGCGGACGGCGAATTACGCCTGTTTTACGTGGACGGGGGGTCAACAGACGGCACGCAGGACATTGCCGCAGCCATGCCGGAAGTACAGCTCATAGCCCTTACCCCCCGGTATCCTGCCCCGGGTTTGCAACGCAATGCGGGCTGGCGGGCTGGCAAAGCTCCTCTGGTTCTGTTTCTTGATGCGGATACCACGGTGGATGCCGACTTCATTGAACGGGCCGTGCGCTATTTCCGAGAAGAATCTTCACTGGTACCTGATACAAGGCTGGGAGCCGTCTTTGGCAACAGGCACGAGCGCCACCCAGAGTCTTCCGTATACAACTGGATTGGTGATCTTGAATGGAATCCTACCCCGCCAGCTACTCATGCGGCCTCCCTGCATACGCCAACACCTCTTCATGTGGTGGAGGCTTTCGGCGGCGATGTGCTCGTACGCAGAGAAGCGCTCGAACAGACCGGAGGATATGATGAGATTCTCGTAGGTGGCGAAGACCCCGAACTGGGAGTCCGCTTCGGCCTGCAAGGATGGGCGGTATGCCATGCGGATATCCCCATGACGGAACACGACCTTGCCACCAGCACCCTTGGCCGCCACTGCCGCAGGGCCTTCAGAACCGGATATGGCTTTGCTGCAGTCGCTCTGCGGCACGTAGGAACAGCCAAGGGATTCTGGCTGCATGAGCTGTTCCGCATCCTCATACGGGGAGGCGGTGGAGCCTTCTGCCTGCTGCTCAGCCTCTTTCTGCCACTCTTCACCCTGCCCATCCTGCTGGCCGCCGCAGCCCTGTTGCTGCTCTACCCCCGCCTCTTCAGCGTGGAGCGATTCATGAGCGCAAAACAACTCAGCCGAGAAGAAGCGTGCCTGTATGCATGGCATTGCGCCCTCATTGTCCTGCCGCAACTGGCCGGGGTCATACGCTTTCTGTGGGGTGCCATCGTGCAACGCCCCCTGCGGAACAAGTCGCCGCTTGCAGGTAAGACAATAGAAAATGCCGCGGCAGGCATTGCCATATTCCTGTGTGTATTCCTTGCGGCATGCAGCCCCAGAGTTCTTCCAAAGGCCAGCGAAGAACCTGCAACGGTGAATGGGAACGCCACCATTGCAACCAACTCCACCTTCATGGCGGAAGCCAGAAAGATGGACGCCTTTGCCACCGTGGATATGATCACGTCTTTTTCCGATGAAGTTCCGGATGAATATCTGCTGGGCCCCGGCGATGTGCTGGGCCTTGAAGTATGGAACAGAGCCAACCTCTCGGACCCGGAAATCGTGGTTGCACCGGATGGCACCATCAGCGTCATGCGGGTTGGTTTCATTTCTGTTGAAGGGCGCACCGTCAAGGACGTGGCAGACGAACTGACAGGACGCCTCTCCGAGTACTACAGCGCACCGGAAGTTCGCCTGACCGTGAGAAGATACAAGAACAACAAGGCATTCGTGCTTGGCAGAGTCACCAATCCGGGGCTTGTCGAGTTTTCGGGCAAGGGCAGCCTGCTGGAAGCGCTTTCTCTGGCAGGGGGTCTGCCTATTCTCAGCTCGAAATCCTTTCTGACCAAATGTGCCATCATCCGTGGCAAGAATCAGGTCATATGGATCAACCTGCGGGAATTGCTGCAAAACGGCAACATGGCCTTGAACACCCAAATACGAAACAACGACATCATCTTCATTCCGGAAAGTGAGGATGAACTGGTCTATGTGATGGGCGAAGTAAAGACCCCCGGTGCCATCCACCTGAAATCCGAGCTGACCTATCTGGATGCGCTCATGTTCTCCGGCGGCCCCACCCGGGATGCGGATCTGGAAAAGACATTCATCATCCGCTTCGAGGCGGGCAAGCGCAACATCCGTTGCATAAACCTGAAAGCGATGCTGGAAAAAGGAGATGGCAGCAACAACTTTGTCCTCAAGGACAACGACGTGGTCTATGTGGCGGAAACCGGCATGGCCAATTTCAACTACACCATGGAACAACTGCTGCCCGCGCTGGAAGTGCTCAACCTCGGAACATCCGTGCTTGAACGCTTTGGCACCATGCAGGAACTGCGCAGGCAGTGGTACGGCTCCGAAGGTTTTGTAAACGGGAACTAG